The region gaccagcaggtcatttcaaacttcaaaaaactctacactaaagccatgtttcaaaagtgctttgaagtgacctcagacactcaactgactaagagtgttttggaaagatcattttagtatcctcagttgtgtaaaccttataggtaagactTGGGAAAGAGTGACTAataggaccttgaactctgcttggaagaaactgtggccacaatgtgtagaagaaagggattttgaagggtttggggctaaccccgAGAAgcatatgccagttgtggaatccattgtggcattggggaagtccttgggttGCAGGTTagaggggaggatgtggaaaaattggtggaggaggacaatgaagaactaaccactgatgagcagcaagatcatcttcaacagcaagaggccagacctgaggaaactgcttcagaggggagagagaaattgaggaagttgcctacttcaaagattaaggaaatgtgtgcaaagtgggttgaactgcaaacctttatggataaaAATCACCCAGACACAGCTACTgaaagccgtgttggcaacctgtacaatgacaatgttatggcccattttaggaaagtcttaaaggaacaggaggtactgagctctatggacagatacgttgtgtgacagaggtccagtgactcaagctggtcctagtggcattaaaagaagggaagtaaccccggaaaaggacttgctacctcaagatCTAATGGAAACGGATTCCACTTCTAAACTTCTAcactctccccttctcccatcccatcaatcatcaccagagcttcaataaaggtaagtgtcatgaaTTCTATTCTTagcagagtagtaattgtgcatgtcttcttcagtttgtgtgtattaaaattaatatttcacgtggtaattttttttttttcatactttgaggtgtcaggaatggattaatttgatttccattatttttagggggaaaattaattcgtataacgataatttcggcttacaatgagctctcaggaacggattaatatcctaaggcgggggtccactgtatgtatttttttttttcccaacaagtcggccatctcccgaggtgggtgacccaaagagaaaaaatccccccaaaaaaaaatactttcatcatcattcaacactttcacctcacttacacataatcactgtttttgcagaggtgctcagaatacaacagtttagaagcatatacgtataaagatacacaacatatccctcaaaactgctaatatcccaaaacccctcctttagagtgcgggcattgtacttcccatttccaggactcaagttcggttatataaaataaccaggtttccctgaattccttcactaaatattaccctgctcacactccaacagatcgtcaggtcccaagtatcattcatttccattcactcctatctaacacgctcatgcacgcttgccggaagtccaagcccctcgcccacaaaacctcctttaccccctctttccaaccctttcgaggacgacccctacccctctttccttcccctatatatttatatgctttccatgtcattctactttgatccattctctctaaatgaccaaaccacctcaacaacccttcttctgctctctgactaatgcttttattaactccacaccttctcctaatttccacactccgaattttctgcataatatttacaccacacattgcccttagacaggacatctccactgcctccaaccgtctcctcgctgctgcatttaccacccaagcttcacatccatataagagtgttggtactactatactttcatacattcccttctttgcctccatagataacgtttttgactccacatatacctcaatgcaccactcaccttttttccctcatcaattctatggttaacctcatccttcataaatccatccaccaacacgtcaactcccaagtatctgaaaacattcacttcttccatactcctcctccccaatttgatatccaatttttctttatctaaatcatttgataccctcatcaccttactcttttctatgttcgctttcaactttctacctttacacacattctcaaactcatccactaacctttgcaatttttctttagaatctcccataagcacagtatcatcagcaaaaagtaactgtcaattcccattttgaatttgattccccataatttaatcccacccctctcccgaacaccctagcatttacttcttttacaaccccatctataaatatattaaacaaccatggtgacattacacatccctgtctaagacctacttttaccgggaagtattctccttctcttctacacaccctaacctgagcctcactatcctcataaaagctctttacagcatttagtaacttaccacctattccatatacttgcaacatctgccacactgctcctctATTCActctcatatgccttttctaaatccataaatgcaataaaaacttccctatctttatctaaatactgttcacatatatgcttcaatgtaaacacctgatctacacatcccctacccactctgaaacctccttgctcatccgcaatcctacattctgtcttacctctaattctttcaattataaccctaccgtacacttttcctggtatactcagtaagcttattcctctataatttttacagtctcttttgtcccctttccctttatataaagggactatacatgctctctgccaatccctaggtaccttcccctctttcatacatttattaaacaaaagtaccaaccactccaacactatatcccccccccccctgcttttaacatttctgtcatgatcccatcagttccagctgctttaccccctttcattttacgtaatgcctcacgtacctcccccacacttacattctgctcttcttcactcctaaaagatggtatacctccctgaccagtgcatgaaattactgcctctgtttcttccttaacatttaaaagttcctcaaaatattctcgccatctacccaatacctccatctccccatctactaactcccctactctgtttttaactgacaaatccatattttccctaggctttcttaacttgtttaactcactccaaaattttttcttattttcattaaaatttcttgacagtgcctctcccactatcatctgctctccttttgcactctctcaccactctctttacctttcttttactctccatatactctgctcttcttataacacttctgctttgtaaaaacctctcataagctacctttttctcttttatcacaccctttacttcatcattccaccaatcactcctcttccctcctgcccccaccctcctataaccacaaacttctgccccacattctaatactgcatttttaaaactattccaaccctcttcaacccccccactactcatctttgcactagcccacctttctgccaatagtcgcttatatctcacccgaacttcctcctcccttagtttatacactttcacctccctcttacttgttgttgccaccttcctcttttcccatctacctcttactctaactgtagctacaactaaataatgatccgatatatcagttgcccctctataaacatgtacatcctggagcctacccatcaaccttttatccaccaatacataatctaataaactactttcattacgtgctacatcataccttgtatatttatttatcctcttttttgtaaaatatgtattaattaccaaatttctttctacacatagctcaattatatatatatacatatatatatatgggggcaggaggaaagaggagtgattggtggaatgatgaagtaaagggaatgataagagagaaaaaggtagcttaagagaggtttttacaaagcagaggtgttataagaagagcagaatatatggagagtaaaagaaaggtaaagagtggtgagagtgcaaaaggagagcagatgatagcatgggagaggcactgtcaagaaattttaatgaaaataagaaaaaattttggagtgagttaaacaagttaagaaagcctagggaaagtatggattagtcagttaaaaacagtaggggagttagtagatggggagatggaggtattaggtagatggcgagaatattttgaggaacttaaatgttaaggaagaaacagaggcagtaatttcatgcactggtcagggaggtataccatcttttaggagtgaagaagagcagaatgtaagtgtgggggaggtacgtgaggcattacgtaaaatgaaagggggtaaagcagctggaactggtgggatcatgacagaaatgttaaaagcagggggggatatagtgttggagtggttggtacttttgtttaataaatgtatgaaagaggggaaggtacctagggattggcagagagcatgtatagtccctttatataaagggaaaggggacaaaagagattgtaaaaattatagaggaataagtttattgagtataccaggaaaagtgtatggtagggttataattgaaagaattagaggtaagagagaatgtaggattgtggatgagcaaggaggtttcagagtgggtaggggatgtgtagatcaagtgtttacattgaagcatatatgtgaacagtatttagataaagggatggaagtttttattgcatttatggatttagaaaaggcatatgatagagtggataggggagcaatgtggcagatgttgaaagtatatggaataggtggtaagttactaaatgctgtaaagagtttttatgaggatagcgaggctcaggttagggggtgtagaagagagggaaaatacttcccggtaaaagtaggtcttagacagggatgtgtaatgtcaccatggttgtttaatatatttatagatggggttgtaaaggaagtaaatgctagggtgttcgtgagaggggtgggattaaattattgggaaccaaattcaaaatgggaattaacacagttactttttgctgatgatactgtgcttatgggagattctaaagaaaaattgcaaaggttagtggatgagtttgggaatgtgtgtaaaggtagaaagttgaaagtgaacatagaaaagattaaggtgatgagggtatcaaatgatttagataaagaaaaattggatatcaaattggggaggaggagtatggaagaagtaaatgttttcagatacttgggagttgacgtgtcggcggatggatttatgaaggatgaggttaatcatagaattgatgagggaaaaaaggtgagtggtgcattgaggtatatgtggagtcaaaaaacgttatctatggaggcaaagaagggaatgtatgaaagtatagtagtaccaacactcttatatgggtgtgaagcttgggtggtaaatgcagcagcgaggagacggttggaggcagtggagatgtcctgtctaagggcaatgtgtggtgtaaatattatgcagaaaattcggagtgtggaaattaggaaaaggtgtggagttaataaaagtattagtcagagggcagaagaggggttgttaaggtggtttggtcatttaaagagaatggatcgaagtagaatgacatggaaagcatataaatctataggggaaggaagacgaggtagggggtcgtcctcgaaagggttggagagagggggtaaaggaggttttgtgggcaaggggcttggacttccagcaagcatgcgtgagagtgttagataggagtgaatggttcTTGGGagctgacgatctgttggagtgtgagtagggttatatttagtgaagggattcagggaaaccggttattttcatatagtcggacttgagtcctggaaatgggaagtacagtgcctgcactttaaaggaggggtttgggatattggcagtttggagggatatgttgtgtatctttatatgtacatgcttctaaactgttgtattccgagcacctctgaaaaacagtgattatgtgtgagtgtggtgaaagtgttgaatgatgatgaaagcattttctttttggaatttttttcttttttgggtcaccctgcctcggtgggagacggccgacttgttgaaaaaaaaaaaaaaaatatatatatataatacatgcaCCAGCACACCATGAATATATTTTGAATGTGTATAGTGTGCATGTAATATTtattgtttggagtgacatctaaacttcTGTATGCGAGCGTCTCTGCAAAAAGACAGagattgtgtgtgaatgatggtgaaagtttctttttttttggggggggggggtcacctggcctcggtgggagacggccaatgtcttaaacacacacagaaaaaaaatacacaaaaaacacagaaaacacacaaaaaaacaaaaaacatgcaaaaaaaaaatccacaaaaaACAAggcacaaaaaaacacacacaaaaaaacacacagaGCACAAACAATACAGAAAAAACAAAAACACACCAAAAACAAAAACACACCAAAAACAAAACACACAGAAGTCTTCCTGTTTAAAGACGATTCAAGTTAATGGGGAGAATTCAGCCGGAGGAGGATAAGACAGGACTACAGAGGAatctggacatgcagcaggcctggtccagaaactggcttctggagttcaaccccaccaagtgcaaagtcatgaagatcggtgaagggaaaaagaagaccacagacagagtacagtctagggggccatagactacaaacctcactcaaggaaaaggatcttggagtgtgtataatattgagcacatctcctgaggcacacatcaaccaaataactgttgcagcatatgagcaactagcgaacctaagaatagcattccaacatctcaataagcaatcgttctggaccctgtacactgtacatcaggcccataatggagtatgcagctccagtttggaaccctcacctgtccaagcacatcaggaaactaaagaaggtgcaaaggtttgcaacaagactagccccagtgctaaggggcatgtcctacgaggagaggttaagcaaACTCgacatgacactggaggacagggggaacatgataacaacatataaaatactgagaggaatcgacaagatggacagagacaggatgttccagggatgggacacagcaaggggtcacaactggaagctgacgACTCGggcgagtcacaggaatgttaggaactatttcttcagccataaatTTGTCAGTAATTGAAATAGTCtgaaaagtgaggtagtggaggcaggtaccatacacagctttaaggtatgataaagctcatggagcagggagagtggacttagtgtcgaccagtgaagaggcagggccaggagctatgactatctctgcaaccacaattaggcgagtacaattaggcaagtacacacacacccccTCCATGatactatttaaaaaaaattactaaCTAAATTGAAGTAGATACAGTGGagccccggtattcgatattaatccgttcctgagagctcatagtatgccaaaattatcggaaggcaaattaattttccccacaagaaataatggaaatcaaattaatccttacaagacacccaaaagtatgaaaaaaaaaaatttaccacatgaaatattaagtttaatgcacacaaactgaagacatgcacagtttgtagtactctaacaatagaatacatgacacttacctttaatgaagatctggtgatgattgatgggatgggaggaggggagagtgtcgaagttgttaatgtttagaaggggaatccccttccattaggacttgaggcagcaagtccttttccggggttacttcccttcttttaatgccactaggaccagcttgagagtcactggacctctgtcgccattcctttaagatttgtctaaaatgggccataacattgtcattgtaatagtcaccagcacggcttgcaatagctgtgttagggtgattttcatccataaaggtttgcagttcaacccactttacacacatttccttaatttttgaagtaggcacaatggattccacaactggcataggcttctcagggctagccccaaacccttcaaaatcttaatttccatactaattctcaccctttttaccacagggctggcactagaagctttcttggggcccatggtgacttattctgcagaaacaagcaccaaaaacactgtgataatatggaatgtaccgaatgtatgcttagatgtgagaacactggctggcttgtaaacactggcactcgCATGGATGCGTCCCggcgggttttttaacgagtggcgaggcaaaatttttgcgttaaaatgtatcgaataccggatttaacaTATgctgatgccatcgaataccgggggtccactgtatatattaggTGGAATACAGCAAGTGTAATCAAGAAACCTTGGATAATGCACaagaattaaattttttttttctcccaacaagtcggccatctcccaccaaggcagggtgacccaaaaagaaaaaatccccaaaaataaaatactttcatcattcaacactttcacctcactcacacaatcactgtttttgcggaggtgcccagaatacaacagtttagaagtatatacgtataaaaacacACTCGCATGcaaattgaaaaaataaaatacagtatacTTTTTGACAAGCATCTCTTACCTCAACTAAAGTGGAATAAAATCCTGGTTCCGTTTCCCACTCCTGAAGTTGTTGCTCTGCAGGTTTCAGTGTGTCTGCTTCTTGGCTAGCAGCCCTCCTCAAAGTGCTCAATACCAATTCTTTTCCACCACTCATCTTGATCTAGTTTTGAAGCTCAGCTATACTTTATGAATTCTTGACAAAATGACTATTTATATCATTTTGGGGCAAATGCCTAAATAAAAATTAGCTTATTTTGTTCACTGATGGATTTATCACAAGTCTGGCATTTCCACAGAGGACAACTTGCCCAGCATCTGTCACACACGTAAAGTCAACTGTAATAATTTTTCTAATCTCTCTCAACCTTACAGTCACTTTCACCTCCTCTTCAACATAACATGGGTTAGGAAAATTAAGCTCCTCTTTCACTACCACTGCTCCAGGACCAGGAAGCCTTGTTCCAATGACACTTGACACAAGACTGTTTAAATATGCACCATGAACAAGACAATTTTTGAAACTAGTTTTGGCTACAACATAATTTCTGTCAACATGAAGGGGATTCGTATCACCGGAGAGTTTAGCAAATTTTTCAATGTCTGCAGAGGTAATTTTCTTTCTTAAAGTTGCAGTGTCACCTATTTTTAATGATAAGCATTGTGCACGTACAAGTAAAAGCTTCCTAGATGTTAAACATCTTACATTAAGAAGGAACTTCAAAAGTAGTGACATGAAAAAACAATTATGTCCAACTAATGACAAACTTTTATTTACCTACAAACTAGAAAGAAAATTCTGCTTGCCATTCCATCAACAGTTTATTGTACTGAATGGCCACTACTCATTTCCAATTTCATTAGTAGTGTACACAAAATACACTACATTAAGAGAATTCAATTTgtcatttcaaaaaaaaaaagtctatgaAATAAAAGTTTTTCTTGCTCAAAATTTACTCTTCACTATTCATTAAGAGTATGTAAAATCTATGGTACTGACTGTCCATTTAAAATCTGTTCAGGTGTGCAGTAATCGTCCAAGAAGATTCTAGCAACGTTACGAATGCGTGGATTTTCACTACGAGCTTTGGTCAACATTTGCTGCACTATGTCTTTACTGGCGATATCTGTAAAGCAATTAACACGTGATATATAAGAATAAGAAAACAAAGTTTTGGTCAATGAATGATCTCAGTAACTTATCCCCACAGAAAAGCcatgtaaaacaaaaaatatCAACACTAATAATTATTATGCTTGATGCACTTATTATAAACTGACCTGCCTTGGAATGAGGTGTGACAAGAAACATAAGAGTTGTTATTGCAGAGATTACTGTAGACTCCTCTTGGGCTGAGAGGCATCTACAGATTAGTGCCACACCACCATTCTCAATGATGTACAATTTATTTGCTTGATCTGAAATAAGACTGATCATTATCCATCATAATTTCTTGCTTAATTTTTTGTTCCTAAATTTTATTTTGGCTAAAAACTGAAAATCTCTCTTGAACAAAAAAGgaataataccatgactggaacaatacacaaataaccttccCATAGgcgagagaagcttacaacgacaaCCTGATCCTGTGTTCCTCCTCCTCTATCtcttttccttttttctttctttgttttcctttcttctgcctaggGTGCTCTGTTCTTcagttccccctccctcttcccctgtgTTTCTGGTCCTAACCCTTCTGGACCCTTCACTCTCCTGTAGTGCTCCTTTTACTTGTCCTTAGACTTACCCCAATTCTACAGTACTACTATTCTACCATTCCTACTATTGCCAATACCTTTActtttgcctcccttcacccttcGCCCCTTTTCTATCTCTTGTCccacttaacccgtaaacggtccaaacgtatatatacgttcactaccgtactgccccaactttgagaaaaaaaaaattgttttttaataggaaaaaagagcatatggtacccaggcatccccaattgtttttaatatggtgcacagtgagtgctcacgctcattctcacatgtctaggtgacgcaggcttatcgtggcaatgttaaatgtaggacacacaaaacgtatatatacgtttggggcactagcggtaaaaacatatatatacattcagaCCATTTACGAGttaaactactctccctactttctactactacttcctctaccagccttaccactactaccactccctACCTTGGTCTCGCCTCTGTTAGCTCACCTATacgtatatactggctccctctatctttttgtcagtgactttgtaatggtcaagtcagactgaaacatcgttgtaagcttctctctcctatgtacaggttatttgtgtttctcacttcctctctcctttcctaatccttctcaccctccctcttGTCTATTCACCTCTAACTTTTCTAATCCCCTCCCCCTTTCTCTTGAACAGATGCTGTGCAGTGTCcacattcattattttatttaatgcaagtacacgtacaaggtatacagtcctagctgacatcaatgatatactactatatagaaagccccttgttatgctgagtatttcgggcaaattaggtcagttttgtcccagaatgcgacccacaccagtcgactagcacccaggtacccattttactgatgggtgaacaaggacagcaggtgtcttatggaaacacgtccctaatgttttccagccgtaccggaggagatctGAACTCCAGACCTAAGTGTATGAGCTAAGTGAGCTAGACAGAAAAGATCTGAagttatacaggtctccctcaacattcatgttttcaactttcacgggcttcacaaattcacgaattcccaaccgccaaattcccagccaccaaattcccagccaccaaatcatcatatttaagtttcccgccacctgcgagtccctactaccctccctccgacccccgcaaccggcagccagccctcccaccactcagtgtggcgagtgttttgtttgttcattattttctattaaactacagtataaataatgtaaacccatttatgactgaatattggaatggctattcagacaggtattagacggtgacatcgtgtgtttactcttgaacacagcaaagaattaaacatttctgctacagctaataacaaaagtaaataataataataataataataataataataataataataataataaatacgatataattgaagaaggaaattgtacaa is a window of Cherax quadricarinatus isolate ZL_2023a chromosome 17, ASM3850222v1, whole genome shotgun sequence DNA encoding:
- the LOC128686366 gene encoding armadillo repeat-containing protein 7 encodes the protein MFSSYERLEKRSGKKGVDRPQYLKELVGEFITSENCEAKEQVLANLANFAYDPINYHWFRKLKIIDLFLDQLSEGTSTLCSFAAAGLCNLALDQANKLYIIENGGVALICRCLSAQEESTVISAITTLMFLVTPHSKADIASKDIVQQMLTKARSENPRIRNVARIFLDDYCTPEQILNGQSVP